From Camelus dromedarius isolate mCamDro1 chromosome 23, mCamDro1.pat, whole genome shotgun sequence, a single genomic window includes:
- the LOC105102701 gene encoding CD5 antigen-like: MAWLFLILAFFTGPGLLGASASFNSTFVLEMHHLLCSTWLRMASMQQSADWVSDTTGHLPEESLGTAQTIHRESSSHVRLVGGPHRCEGRVEVQRNGEWGTVCDDGWDMNDVAVVCRELGCGAAIWTPSGVIYKPLADEDQKVLIQDVNCTGVEENLIQCEQDEDVFSCSHNEDAGAKCE, encoded by the exons ATGGCTTGGCTGTTCTTGATCCTTG cCTTTTTCACTGGACCTGGCCTTCTAG GTGCCTCTGCCAGCTTTAATAGTACATTTGTACTAGAAATGCATCACCTTCTATGCAGCACATGGCTTCGCATGGCTTCTATGCAGCAGAGTGCAGACTGGGTTTCTGACACCACTGGCCACCTCCCCGAGGAGTCTTTGGGCACTGCGCAAACTATTCACAGAG AATCTTCATCCCACGTACGCCTGGTGGGAGGTCCACATCGCTGTGAAGGGCGAGTGGAAGTGCAACGGAATGGCGAATGGGGCACCGTATGTGATGACGGCTGGGACATGAACGACGTGGCTGTGGTGTGTCGGGAGCTGGGCTGTGGAGCAGCCATATGGACACCCAGTGGTGTTATATATAAGCCATTGGCAGATGAAGACCAAAAAGTCCTTATCCAAGACGTCAACTGCACTGGGGTGGAAGAAAATCTAATTCAATGTGAACAAGATGAAGACGTTTTTAGTTGCTCCCACAATGAGGATGCAGGAGCGAAGTGTGAAT AA
- the CD5L gene encoding CD5 antigen-like isoform X2 → MARLFFLIVAFFTGPGLLESSSHVRLVGGPHRCEGRVEVQRNGEWGTICDDGWDMNDVAVVCRELGCGAAIRTPSGVIYKPLADEDQKVLIQDVNCTGVEENLIQCEQDEDVYSCSHNEDAGAKCEFPETVQLVGGPGRCKGRVEVKHKGQWGTVCKAGWNLSAAKVVCRQLGCGRAILTQRCCSKSTQGQGPIWLSEVSCSGKEADLEDCPSGLWGKNNCTHDEDTWVECEDPFQLRLVGGESKCSGRLEVLHKGEWGTVCDDGWGEKEEQVVCKQLGCGEPVFVSAKDRRRFGFGNGRIWLDDVYCSGQEQSLEQCRHRFWGHHNCNHREDVAVDCLEHNPDLLGA, encoded by the exons ATGGCTCGGCTGTTTTTCTTGATCGTTG CCTTTTTCACTGGACCTGGCCTTTTAG AATCTTCATCCCACGTACGCCTGGTGGGAGGTCCACATCGCTGTGAAGGGCGAGTGGAAGTGCAACGGAATGGCGAATGGGGCACCATATGTGATGACGGCTGGGACATGAACGACGTGGCTGTGGTGTGTCGGGAGCTGGGCTGTGGAGCAGCCATAAGGACACCCAGTGGTGTTATATATAAGCCATTGGCAGATGAAGACCAAAAAGTCCTTATCCAAGACGTCAACTGCACTGGGGTGGAAGAAAATCTAATTCAATGTGAACAAGATGAAGATGTTTATAGTTGCTCCCACAATGAGGATGCAGGAGCGAAGTGTGAAT TTCCAGAGACTGTGCAGCTGGTTGGCGGGCCTGGGCGCTGCAAGGGACGAGTGGAAGTGAAGCACAAAGGGCAGTGGGGCACCGTATGCAAAGCAGGCTGGAATCTCTCAGCTGCAAAGGTGGTGTGTCGGCAGCTGGGGTGTGGGAGGGCCATACTGACCCAGAGATGCTGCAGCAAGTCTACCCAGGGCCAAGGGCCCATCTGGCTGAGTGAGGTATCATGCTCGGGAAAGGAAGCAGACCTTGAGGATTGCCCTTCTGGACTTTGGGGGAAGAATAACTGCACCCATGACGAGGACACGTGGGTCGAATGTGAAG ATCCCTTTCAATTGAGGCTGGTAGGAGGAGAAAGCAAGTGCTCTGGGCGACTGGAGGTGCTGCACAAGGGTGAATGGGGCACGGTCTGTGACGATggctggggagaaaaggaggaacagGTGGTCTGCAAGCAACTGGGCTGCGGGGAGCCTGTCTTTGTATCTGCCAAAGACCGGAGAAGGTTCGGCTTTGGGAATGGCCGCATCTGGCTGGATGATGTTTACTGCTCAGGGCAGGAGCAGTCCCTGGAGCAGTGCCGACACAGGTTCTGGGGGCATCACAACTGCAACCACCGGGAAGATGTGGCTGTGGACTGCTTAG AACATAATCCTGACCTTCTTGGTGCTTGA
- the CD5L gene encoding CD5 antigen-like isoform X1, protein MAESSSHVRLVGGPHRCEGRVEVQRNGEWGTICDDGWDMNDVAVVCRELGCGAAIRTPSGVIYKPLADEDQKVLIQDVNCTGVEENLIQCEQDEDVYSCSHNEDAGAKCEFPETVQLVGGPGRCKGRVEVKHKGQWGTVCKAGWNLSAAKVVCRQLGCGRAILTQRCCSKSTQGQGPIWLSEVSCSGKEADLEDCPSGLWGKNNCTHDEDTWVECEDPFQLRLVGGESKCSGRLEVLHKGEWGTVCDDGWGEKEEQVVCKQLGCGEPVFVSAKDRRRFGFGNGRIWLDDVYCSGQEQSLEQCRHRFWGHHNCNHREDVAVDCLEHNPDLLGA, encoded by the exons AATCTTCATCCCACGTACGCCTGGTGGGAGGTCCACATCGCTGTGAAGGGCGAGTGGAAGTGCAACGGAATGGCGAATGGGGCACCATATGTGATGACGGCTGGGACATGAACGACGTGGCTGTGGTGTGTCGGGAGCTGGGCTGTGGAGCAGCCATAAGGACACCCAGTGGTGTTATATATAAGCCATTGGCAGATGAAGACCAAAAAGTCCTTATCCAAGACGTCAACTGCACTGGGGTGGAAGAAAATCTAATTCAATGTGAACAAGATGAAGATGTTTATAGTTGCTCCCACAATGAGGATGCAGGAGCGAAGTGTGAAT TTCCAGAGACTGTGCAGCTGGTTGGCGGGCCTGGGCGCTGCAAGGGACGAGTGGAAGTGAAGCACAAAGGGCAGTGGGGCACCGTATGCAAAGCAGGCTGGAATCTCTCAGCTGCAAAGGTGGTGTGTCGGCAGCTGGGGTGTGGGAGGGCCATACTGACCCAGAGATGCTGCAGCAAGTCTACCCAGGGCCAAGGGCCCATCTGGCTGAGTGAGGTATCATGCTCGGGAAAGGAAGCAGACCTTGAGGATTGCCCTTCTGGACTTTGGGGGAAGAATAACTGCACCCATGACGAGGACACGTGGGTCGAATGTGAAG ATCCCTTTCAATTGAGGCTGGTAGGAGGAGAAAGCAAGTGCTCTGGGCGACTGGAGGTGCTGCACAAGGGTGAATGGGGCACGGTCTGTGACGATggctggggagaaaaggaggaacagGTGGTCTGCAAGCAACTGGGCTGCGGGGAGCCTGTCTTTGTATCTGCCAAAGACCGGAGAAGGTTCGGCTTTGGGAATGGCCGCATCTGGCTGGATGATGTTTACTGCTCAGGGCAGGAGCAGTCCCTGGAGCAGTGCCGACACAGGTTCTGGGGGCATCACAACTGCAACCACCGGGAAGATGTGGCTGTGGACTGCTTAG AACATAATCCTGACCTTCTTGGTGCTTGA